The window TTAATTTGTTTTTTCCGTTTAATTTATCCTTCTTCCAGTTATACCTGAAATACTGAACGCAAAGCCAGGCAAAGAAATAGCAAAAACCGAAAAATAAGACTCCAATACACAAAAAAGCAAAATAATCCTCATAACCCAGCTCCTGCAAAGTCTCCCTTTTTACAGCAAAAGCACCAATTAACCCCATAATGGCCATACTAACAACTATGGTAATCGCAACAACCCTTATTATCACCTGATTCCCCTGTTCCATTTCCTTGATCTCCTCCTCTGATAAGGGAATATTTTCCTGCAAGTATATTTGCGAACTGTCAATTTGATGATTTTCCATTTATCCCTTGAATCATTAAAACATTAAACAATTGTGCTGGACTTTCCATATCCGTTTTATGGAGCTGTAGCCACCCTGACCATACAACTCATGTGACTTCTAAACTTATCCTTATCCACTGCCGGTACTTCAACTTTAATCGTTACAGGAAATCTTTCAACCATTTTCACATAATTTCCGCTTTGGTTATTCGGAGAACTTAAAGGAGATTCATTTTTTAATTTGCCAATCTCTGGAACTGCACCAGAAAGGTTAATTTCAGGAAAATCATCTATTACAATTCTAGCGGATTGCCCCTTAAGCAGATGTTCCACCTGATTTGATTTAAAATTAGCCACAATATAAAATTCACTGGCTCCGTTTACCTCTTTAACATCAAGATAAGCATCATCCGTAAGTTCAAAATTCCCATCTTTTGATGAAGTTATACGACTGCTTAGCAAAATTTTAGACCATTGTTTTAAAAAATCAACCGGAAATTTTGTTGTTTTCATTGAAACAAGCACAGTATGCCTGCAGGTCTTGCCATCTATAATGTAAATAAGGGTAGAAACAGGTGTTTGCTCGGATTTAAGCGTCCTGTTTTCCAGGCTGATTAATCTAAAAGGATGAGCCCCGTTTTTATTTTCCGCCAGGAGCGCAAAACGAATGCCTTTGTCTTTTAATAAATCATGGGATACATCAATGCTATCCAGGGGCTTAGTACTTTTTGTGATATCATCATTTAATATCATCACCACTTTTTGCCAGCCCTTCTGCTTATCATCTTTAACATCCCACTTATGATGACGACGCGAAAAATCCGTTTGGACAGATAATTTTTCATCAAGTTTCCAGCCTTCAGCCTTCGGCCACTGGATTTCTATATCCTCCCGGTTAGATTGCGCCTTAGCCAATCCAAACATGAATACTAGAACAATGATAACAACAATGTTTTTCATTTGTATTTTTCAGTAATGTAGATGCATTAAAGTTAGCAATTTAAGCAAGGTATAAAAGCGTATTAAAATCCAGAAAAACCAATGCCCCCTTAATCTTCCTTAATGCCGAGTATGTGTAAAACCTTTCTACAATAAATAATGTCTTTTGACTATCTGTGACACAATAAAAACACAAGTTTAACGCTATGTTTGCAATATGAGTTTACCCATGCGCATCACCTTTGAGGAAAATGATTACACCTACACCGTTGTAACGAAAGGAATTACTAAAGAAACCAGCTCAATTCAGATTAACCTGAACGATAAGCAATATGAACTTGCCCGCAATTTGAAAGGCGATTGGGATGCTGCTGATGCAACGGTTAACGATATACCTGGTTTGCTTAAGGCAATAGGAAGAAATATTAAGCTTAGGTACCGGTTGTAGGATCCAGTTGGGATGCCCAATAATGCCAGATGGAATTCCCTGTTTGTTTTGTATACTGATACAAATGGAAGTACCTCTATAAACTTGCGCTAAGCTACTCAATTCCCAATAACAGATTTTCTTTCTAAATCATAAATATCGGTAATATTTTCTCGACTTTAAACTTATCCTCCTGAATCACCATTTAATGAATCCCCTTTCATCACCACAAAATTGCTATCCTGGCGGTTACTACCAAAATTGCTTGGCTAATGCGAAACGGTACAATGATCGCAGAAAGATATTAAGGCTTAAATTGATTTTTATGGTAAACCCTTCAGCGATAAACTGTGACAAATTCAACCACGATATTATTGATAAAAAACGTAACTTTAATTGCACAAAAAACTTTGGTCAGACAAATATTGACTAATTTATGAAACCCTGGACTTGGTTCATTTTTTGCGCGAATTGTTTAGATATAAGTTATTTGGCTTTCATTGGCGTAGCAGGTCATGTAAAAGTGACGTGTGTCTATTATTATCTACTTAGATATTTAATAACTACTCCCAATGAAAACCATAATCGTACAAGATACCGATGCTGCAGTTTTGGATGTAATGACATTAGCTTTGCAGGCTGAGGGATTTGAGGTATATCCTATCCAAGGCTATGAAATTGATTTTCTTTCATTAATAAATGAGAGAAGACCACATGTAGTGATTTTAGACTACCGTCTGAAAGGCGATACCTGCAAGGAAATCTGCTTCCAGATCAAACAGAAATATCCTCATCTGCCTGTGATTGCTACAAGCTGTAACTACAATATTGACCGTTTGTACGGAGTAAACGGCTTCGACGCTTACATCCGCAAACCCTTTGATCTAGATTTATTGTACGGAATATTAAATCAATACGTTAAATTAAAAAAAGTGTTGAGTTAAAATTAAGGGTTGAACCTCTATCTTTAAATAAATATAACTACTAAAACTCCATTTATACCCAAGAGCCACAATTGTGGCTCTTTTACATTCAATTTATAATCGCCTGCCGCTAATATTTCAAACTGTCAAACACACCTAAAGCCCGGTTACAATTAACAGGGCACTGATTAGGGTGAATATCTTTTGATAGGTTTATTTTTTAAAATTATCAGATAGTCTTTGAGCGCTAAACTAATTATTAGCCGATGCAGCCGATAATTAGTTTAACCATCCAGAGTTTACCCTTTGGTAAACTTATTGGTTTTTATTTTCGGGCTTGATAGCCGTTTTATTTGAATCAGGAACTACAGATGGTATGGTATCTGCAAGTTTCTTGTTTTTCTTTTTAAACAAGTTGTTCAATTTTTCCCCTGCTTTGTTTATTGCCTTGTCCGTAGCATTGTCGACGGTTTTGTTTACAGCTTTATCCACTACCTTATCAGTAGAGCGGTCAACTGAACTGCCTACTGCTGCTTTTGCTTTTTCTTTGAGTTTACTCAAAAACTGAGCTTGCGCCATCCCTCCTGCCCCAAGGGCAAGGAAAACAATAAAAATTACTTTTTTCATGATCTTGATTTTCTAATAAAAATAGCGCGGCTAGCGGTGCAGGTCAATCATTAAAAAAGATGATTTTTTTTATTAAATGGCAATTATATTCCTATCTGTAAACCATTTACCGTAATCAACCCCATAATCACCATAGCTATCTGTTCCTGAATAATATTTAAAAAGGTCAGCAAATTGCTTTGATATTGTTTTGGATTGGTCATCAATACCACACTTACTGTTTGTCCGTTACTTGTTGCGGCGAGTATAATGTTGCCATGCCTGTATTTGCTCCATCAGTATAGTTCGCACCACCGGAAATTACGTCCCATCCATTTTCTTTTGTGGGCATCCCCATGGAGAGTTCAGTATTTACCTGCACAGTGCTTTTTAACAATTTGTTCCAGCAGGCAGCAAAATCTTCATGAGTAGATGCAGTTGCTTTGCTCATAACTGCTTTGCATAGGCACCGTTTTTTTTATCTGTAATGGATAATTGAATACCGACCTCATTTTTCAATTCTTGCCAGCCCTTGAGTACGGAAATGAAACCACGTCGAAAGTTTGTTTTTGAGCGAGGCTTGTACAGCTCATCGCTACTATCATATTGAATAGCAAAAATATTTTTATATGTTTCATTACCTAACGAATTATTGTAACAGCTTCCTAAACTCATCCAGGTTAAGTTGATCAATAAAAGATTCTTTTACGCCCATTAAAAAAATATAATTTGGCTTGAAACGATACATTACATCGATCAATGCTGGTTTGGTGCCATTGGGCGGATATTTTTTCAGGTATTCCGGGTTGATCTGGTACAGATTGAAACCTTCGCTGCCGGTATAAAATTCGGTGAAATAAAAATTTCCATATATTTCTTTTGAATCGATGTTGCGGTTATAAGGGACAGTAAAAGATTTATTATCAGGTTGGACAACTGCATGTTGGTTCAGCCATTTTTCATCCTTGGATTGCAGCAATCTGGTAACAGCTTGTTTTTTCTGCTCATTTACAGCAAGTATATCCCGGGCACTTTGCTCCTGCAATACCTGTTTGTTTTTTTGATCCTGTAAATAACGGCTTTGCACTTTCTCGGATTCTATGATTGTTTTTGCCAGGTTCTTTATTCTGTCCTGCATATTTGCTACCAGCTCAGGCTTTTCCCTGTCATAATATTCCAGCATATCTTGTAAAAATTTCTTCCTTGTAATGGGAATAAAAAAAGGAATATCGCTGTGCGTAATAAATGCATGGCGATATACAAAATCGTTATTTACAGTAACGAAACCAGAATTAGGAAAGTTAATGCCGTACCCTTTGCCTGGTTTATTCTCAATTACCGGATAAGGACTGAGATTGCCTGCTTGTTCACTATTCAGATCAATAAAACCATCTCCCTTGTTGATGGCATTTACAACCCTGCTGTTTGCAAAACCATAGTAATTAAATATGGCAATAAAAGGAGCATTTACCTGCGGTGAATTTGCCGGAATTTTATAGGCATCGGCATTTCCCTGGAAAGAATTAAACGCTTTTTGAAACGATGGATTTCCATTTACCCTAAGCACTCCCTGGTATTCATCTACAATGGCCAGCTTATGTGTTTGCACATTACATACAAATGCATGAAAGCCCAGGTTGTAGGTATAGCTACAGGCAGAAAACTGATTATAATATATTTTAGAATTTAGCCCAAAGCTGGCTTTGGCCAGCCCACCTGTAAACTGTAGCTTTGGTTTGGTTATGTTTTCAAATGCCTCCATCATTTTTTTTGCATTGGCTATCTCCGTTGAAGAAATACCTTCTTTGCCCCCACCAGTTACGCCGCCAATATGAGCATCCCAAAACCTTCCGGGTTCTTTTAATACACTTTCTGCGGTACAATTATCTTTATTGATTTGCACCTCCCATGCTTTAAAACTGGTTTGTGACTGAGCAACAAACCCACAAAATAACAAGCTGATAAAAAATATTTTTTTCATGTTATGTCTGTTTTATTTTCCAAAAATACCTGTTCCCTGTACCGAGCCGGCTCCTGTATTCAGGCTTATTCTTCCTTCCATGCCTGCTGATGCTGTTACAGGATTGCCAATTTGCCCCGGTTCTGGCATACCGGGAGTAGGCAGACTTGCTTCAGCTTCAACACTACCCTTTATAACTACATCTTTAACACCCGTTCTGTCTATTTCTACATCAACGCCACCCCCCACTTTCGCACTGGCTTCTACAGGGCCCATACGAACATCAACGCCCGTTTTTGGCCCGATACTTACCGTACAACTTTTAAACGAATCACCAAAACCTGCATGATCTAAATCCTGATTCAGTTTTACGCCAATTATAAGTGCATTAAATTCTGTAGTAAGCCCGCTACAATCTAATTTCATTTTAAAGCCCAGGTTTGCTAGTCCCAAAGTCTGACTAAACTCGCTATTGATATTACAGTTGGGATCTTTAAATGTTGTAAGTTTGCCGCCCTTAATTTCACCGGGGTCTGCACAGCCATAACTTACCCCAAGCACTTCTGCTTGTAAGGAAAGATCCTTCAGCCATTGTTTTTTCAAGCCTGCATTGATGCCCGGAAGCAACGCAGGATAGGTAGTATAAAGCGATAAATAAGAAAATTCATTCAGGTATTGCTTTTGCGTGGTTAGATATTCCAGGTACAGTTCCTCGTACTTTGTATTGAATGCAGCAAGGTAAGTATCTACAGCTTTTACAGATTCGTTACAGAGCGCATCATTATTTTCTGTTCCACCTTGCCCAACGTTTTTCCATCTTTCATTAATTTTTTTCATTGTTGCCTCATATTCTTTTTTGTATATGGCGCCATCTCCTTTTACGAAGGCCGCTATTTTTTGCAACACCGCATTTTTTTTATTTTGGAGATTTTCCAATACCATTTTTTCTTTGGCATTCATTTTTTCTGCAAACATAGGAACTGCCACGATCTGCATAGCGCTGCTTTGACTAATAGAGCCTGGATTGGCAATCACCTTGCTCTGGGCATTCATAAATTGTTTTTGCTGCTCTTCTAATTGCTTTACTGTTTGTTTGTTTGATTCTTCGGTGATTTTTTGCAATGGTTTCATTGTTTTATCAATTTCAGCCAAAAATTGTTTCCGTTGCTGCTCATAAATTTTCATGGCTGCATACGATTTGGGAAATTCCATCGGAAAAAAGTTACCAAGGTTCAGCAAGTCATCACTTTTATTAGCCGGTGGAAAATTATTGTAATCGCCTGCGCCCGGTGCATAGCCGAATTGATTTAATTTATCTTTTCGTGCAACTGTATTTCCCTGTTTAAATGCAGCTTTGGCATGGGCAACGGCTGCAGTTTTATCGCCTTTGTTTTCGGCAATAAGGCAGAGGGTTTCGTGTGCTTGCGTATGCGCAGCGGCGATGAGCAATGTACTGTCTAAATATTTTTTCGATTTGTCCATATCGCCCAAAGCAAACCATGCCTGGCCGAGGTTGTTGAGGATGGTGCTGTTCTTTTTAAATTTTGCTTTGAGCTGATTTAAAATAGGGATAGCCATTTCGGGTGCCCCCATCATAGTGAGCATAGATGCATAGTTATTCAGGTTATCGGTATTAGCAGCATCATCTTTACATACCTGCGCCATCAGGCTAAGTGCAATTTGTATGCGCCCCTGCATCCACAACACTGTTGCGGCTTTGCCCATTTCATCTGTATTAGTTCCCTTTTCTTTTAATGCTTTATAAATTTCGTTGGCTTTATTTTTTGCAGCAGGTAATACTGCCGAAAAAGTACGGCCACTTATATTGCCAACGAAGGCACCCATACCAGCTGATGAAGGCGTAACTGCAATAGCCGCTATTGCTTTTGCATCTTTCACAGGAACAATCCGATTGGAAGCACTAGCGCTTGTTGTTGTTTTACTGCTGTTTACCTGTTTTATGGCATTGTCCATCTTTTGCCCTATACCATATTTATTGAGCAAACTGTCGTAGCCCTTTTTCGCCCTGGGATCCATGTTGGAGATCTTTTCATTTAGTTTTTGCATGGCCTCAGCCAATCGCTTCTTATCTGCCTCCATTTGCTCTTTAGAAGGCCTTTGGGCAAAAGAAATGCTGCTAATGAGCATCAGCATAACTGCGATTAAATATTTCATACCTTGGTTTTGTTTTTATCCGGTTAAGGAAGAATTAATTTTTTATTGCTGCTTTCCTGCTTTAAATTGGCATAGGAATTAAATCTTTTGAAAAGAGAGTACTGTTTCTATTTTGTTTTGATCATAATCTCCCTTATACAAACTCATTAAATTTCTCCATTCATTATTACCATATTTCTTGGAATAAAATCTAATGAAGTATTTACTTCCTGCACCTGAACTCGTTTTTCTTTCCAGTACATTTCCTTTAAAAGCAAACACCCCCTCACCCTTAAATTGTTTGCTTTTAATTAGGTCATTGTAATAGTCATAACCTACTGTGTAAGAAGATTGTATTAACACATAATATTTTCCATCTGCATTGTAACTGGTAGCCGTATTTAAACTATTACCATACAACCCACTGCCTGAAACCCACGTACCTGTCAGCTGTTTTTTATAATCCACATTTTTTTCAGCAACCCCATTTATTTTTAAAGTGAATAAAAGAAAATTCAAGGCCATCTCCATCTCGCTGCCCAGTATGTTATCAGCTGAATTAATAATGGCTAGGTTTGCGCCTACCTGTATAACCAGCACGGTACCTTTTATAACCTCACCCCCAGGTTTAGTGATGCTATTGCTTAACATATAATAAGGCAGCCCCTGGCTGGTAACTCCTTTTTCATGATCACCTTTTTCGAATAACTGGTTGTTAGAACCGTTATACAGACTCCAACCATCAAAAACGTCAAAGAAAATATGTTCCATATCTTTTTCTAAACTGCCAGATGATTTTACCATGCTCATGAACTCAATAATTCTTTTTCCGGTATTCGTCGTTTTTTCTAAGGTTAAACTATTTTGCCCCGCATTTAAACTCCAGGTGGGCGGAACAGTAATTGAATAAATATTTTTGCTACCTGAACCATTTGTATAGCTTGTGGGCGAAGCCGGATTTTCATTAACAGGTTTTTCAGTTGCCGTTTCGTTTAGGTTGAGGTTTTTTATAAAATCCAATAGTTGATTTTTATATTTATCGGTATTGGTCATGATGACCACATTGGCCATTTTGCCATTTCCTGTAGCGGTTATCAGCGTTACCCATCCTTTACCAGTACCATCGGTATAATTGGCTTGTCCCGAAATAACGCTCCATCCTTTTTCAGTAGCAGGCGCCTGCATGATTGGTTCCCCGGAAACAGACACGGTAGCTTTTACCAGTTTTTCCCAGCTGGTAGTAAAGTTTTCGCTTGCCGGGGCTGTGCTTGCTGCCGAACGTAGAATAACAGCAGTTGCATAGTTTCCTTTACCATCATTTTTGGTGGACAGTTGAATGCCATTTGCCATTTCTGTTTTATCCCAACCACTGGGTATGGTATAGTTTACTGCATCAAAAGTTTGCTTTTGGGCAAAACAAGTATAACTTACCATCAATAGCAGGTTAAACAGGAGCATATTTTTTATGGGTTTCATCTTTTTAAGGTTTTCATTTCTCAAAATCATTTCAAAATGCCGGCAGTTATACATTAGTGAAGTAAATAGTTATACCCGCTTTTATTATTTGTATTGTTGCCATCGGTAAAACCAGATCCGGTTATTTGAATGTTGAACTTGTAAAGTACATTTTTGGGCAAAGTGGAGAAATTAGCACCTCCAGCTACTCTCGCATCATAGAAAAGTTCTTTTACGTTTCCCGGGTAAAGGGAATTTCACCTGCGTCCAAAGTATTTCCCCGGTAGCCTGCCCGCAACAGGCAGTTTCCAGAAAAGTACTTGGATCATTATCTGTATCTTCAACTCTGCTTTGTAGGCTTAACGAGGCAGTTGATGGAATGGCTGTTTCACCAATATTTTTTAAGGTATAATAAATCCTGACGAATGATGCTGTATCCAATGGGCTCTTTTCTATTTTGGTAATGATAACTTCTATATCTGCCGGGGCTGGTGGCGGCGGTGGAATGGTAAACGAAGATTGAATCGCATTATTTGTAAAATTCAATTCAGAAAATTGCTGCCCAACCCATGTTTGGGAAGCGGTGCCAACATTTGATCTCATTCCATTTACACAGAGTTCAAATGAGTATGCATTGCCCACTATAATACCATTAGTGCCAAATGTATTTCTGCTACTCATAGATTCTCCGGGATTTAGCAATTGATTTATTTCGCTTGTCAGGCTGGTAGAATTGCCACCTCCCATGGCGCCACCATTTATGTAGCCTTGAACTGATAACAGACCTTTTTTTACAGCAGCAGTGCCCACATTTTTTAAGGTATAATTTACGGCGTAGGTATTACCTGTATTGGGAGAAAAGCTAATATTGGTAATCACTATGTCAGGAAGGGCCGCTGGTGTAGTCGTTGGATTCGTTGTAGTGGTGGGCTGATTTGGCGTTTGCGTTGTGCCTGATGGAGGCGTGTATAACATACCTGTTGCCGTTTGCTTCGGCGGAACTATTGATACATTTGTAGTTGGTGTAGTATTCGTCTGTTGCGGTGTCGACGTAATGATTTGTCCTTTAACCTTAGCGTTAATAACCGGTTTAACCAACCCACTTGAATCAATTTTTTTTACTTGTGCATTGCTGCCGATTGCAGCTGCGATGAATAAGAATAAGGTAAGTATTTTTTTCATGGATTTTAGATTTTATGAGATACCTTGTTCATTGGTTAGGTTTTATTATTGAAGATTATATTAAAAATTAGTCCAGGCTGTTCCTTTAACTACATCCCAACCCGACTTGTCGGTTGATCTTAACTTTCCATCTACACCCCAGTTATTATATATCCAGCCGATGCGGTTGGCTTTAAATTTTATTTTGCTGGTACCACTGGCAATATCATCGGTACAGCTCTCCACATTTACATCTTCCAATATGATTTGCCGGGTCAAAATCGGCACCTGATTATTGGTTCTACTCGTTATCGAAATATCTATCCTTGATATGGGAAAAACGGCTGATAGCGGTGCGGTTATCGTTTTTGCAGGTATGGCTGCTAATGCTGTGGCTGCAGATTTCAGATTTATTGTGGTAGCAGCTTTTACAGCCACAATTTGCGTTGGTGCTGTATTCATCATGTTCCTAAACGTACCTACATAACCGCTTGTTGGTACCTCGAGCTCTATCAAAGCAGTATGGTCTACCCCACCTGCTAAATTTGTAATGATGAGTTGGTCTTCATATCCACGGTAGGTAGATGTTCCCTTTACACGGATTCCATCGCTTTTGGTAACTTTCCCGTAAATCGTTGTGGTTTGTGCAAACAAACTTGTGGTAAAAAGGACAGCTAAGAGCAGAAAGGTTGTTTTCATTTTATTATATTTTAAATTCAAAATTTCATATTGTAACAGTACCTGGACAGATCAGTGGATTCTAGCATTAAAAGCCTATGCTGGATTATTCCCTCTTGGTAATAAAAGTTGGAAGCGTATTAAAATAGGCATCGGTTTTACAGAATAAATGCCATTTCATAAAATCGAGGTACATGTCAGAACCTGTAAAATAAATTGTTTTTGAAGGCATAGTTGGGTGCGGGTTTCCGTTTTTATCTTTAAACTCCAGGGTAGCGCTTACTTCATCAATTTTCCAGGCATCCAATCCAAAAAAAGGCCCATTACCTTGTGTATTGTAGAGTATATCTACCATAACACCGGTTTGCCTGTAATGGGCAAGGCTGTTAAAAGCCTGATCGAAACCTGGTGCCTGGGGCAAGGTAAATTCTTTTGTACTCCATACCTTTAGCTCCGGCATGTAATTCTCCATCATGTATCCTTTTTGATAATTATCCGTACCTGATGTTGGATAAACTCTTACAATTAATTTGGAGTTAAGTTCCTTATTATCCTTCCCGGTTTTAACCGTAACTTTTGCAACGGCCAAGAAATAATCGGCATCATTAATGGCAACAAGCGTTGAGGAAGCTTGTTGGATATTCCCACTGCCTTTAACAGGTTTTAAAATTTGTGCATGCAACACAGTTAAAAAACAAATACAAATGATGGTAATAGATAGCTTTTTCATTTTTGTAAAATTTATTAATGTAAAATTAGATTGAGCAACAAGAGCGGACAATCATTAAAAAAGATGATTTTTCATCTATTGGAAGATGAGATAAAATTTCAATCAACAAAGCGGAACCGATTCTATTGCTTAGTTAATATTTTAACTAACTTTAGTTGAAACAGAGAAATAGCAAACCTAAATCAATCAGGCATACTACGCTAAAAGATGGTTTTTAGTTAAGTAACGCTAAAAAAATCATTAAAAAAGACGATAAAAAACAAAAACTGCTATACCTAATTTGCGCTCAATGAAAAAACTACTGACAAGCTTGTTTATACTATTGTGTTTTCTTAATAGCCATGGCCAGGACCTACAAAAAATTGATAGCCTTAAAAGGTTATTGAATAGATCGAAAGAAGATACCAGTAAGGTAAAACTACTCTTTGCCCTTACTTTGGAATATGAAGACCACGACATGAAAAAGGCGATGAGCTATACCAAAGAAGGTGGTCGCCTTAGCAATAGGCTAAACTATACTGCAGGCAAACTGAAGTACAATAAAAGGATGATGTACTTATTTGCAACCCTTACACAGCACGATTCGGCTATATGGTATGGCAAACAGATTCTCAAAATTGCTACCGAAACTAAGGATTCCTTAACCATGGGTATTGCTTACTTTACTTTGGGTGAACGCTATAATTTCAAATCGGATTATGAAACAGGGATAGCCTATAGTTTGAAGGGGTACGTATTATAGAAAGACTGGACACTTCATCCAAAACCAGGGGCACTTTAAATGCCAGTATGGCTGCAAACTATCTGATGATAAAAGACTATAAAAAATCCATTGAATTTGGCAAAAAAGCAGAAATCCTCAATAGAAAAAACAAGAATTACAAAGAGCTGACTTCTACATTACTAAATCAAGGTAATGCCTACGATGCACTGGGACAGGACATCAAA is drawn from Pedobacter sp. HDW13 and contains these coding sequences:
- a CDS encoding response regulator, with amino-acid sequence MKTIIVQDTDAAVLDVMTLALQAEGFEVYPIQGYEIDFLSLINERRPHVVILDYRLKGDTCKEICFQIKQKYPHLPVIATSCNYNIDRLYGVNGFDAYIRKPFDLDLLYGILNQYVKLKKVLS
- a CDS encoding tetratricopeptide repeat protein, translating into MKYLIAVMLMLISSISFAQRPSKEQMEADKKRLAEAMQKLNEKISNMDPRAKKGYDSLLNKYGIGQKMDNAIKQVNSSKTTTSASASNRIVPVKDAKAIAAIAVTPSSAGMGAFVGNISGRTFSAVLPAAKNKANEIYKALKEKGTNTDEMGKAATVLWMQGRIQIALSLMAQVCKDDAANTDNLNNYASMLTMMGAPEMAIPILNQLKAKFKKNSTILNNLGQAWFALGDMDKSKKYLDSTLLIAAAHTQAHETLCLIAENKGDKTAAVAHAKAAFKQGNTVARKDKLNQFGYAPGAGDYNNFPPANKSDDLLNLGNFFPMEFPKSYAAMKIYEQQRKQFLAEIDKTMKPLQKITEESNKQTVKQLEEQQKQFMNAQSKVIANPGSISQSSAMQIVAVPMFAEKMNAKEKMVLENLQNKKNAVLQKIAAFVKGDGAIYKKEYEATMKKINERWKNVGQGGTENNDALCNESVKAVDTYLAAFNTKYEELYLEYLTTQKQYLNEFSYLSLYTTYPALLPGINAGLKKQWLKDLSLQAEVLGVSYGCADPGEIKGGKLTTFKDPNCNINSEFSQTLGLANLGFKMKLDCSGLTTEFNALIIGVKLNQDLDHAGFGDSFKSCTVSIGPKTGVDVRMGPVEASAKVGGGVDVEIDRTGVKDVVIKGSVEAEASLPTPGMPEPGQIGNPVTASAGMEGRISLNTGAGSVQGTGIFGK